A genomic window from Pseudomonas alcaligenes includes:
- a CDS encoding Tad domain-containing protein, protein MKPSSQRGQAIVFGLLFLGVAVVAMLLVYNHGILTRDRVQLENAADAAVYTQAKLFARNQNFIAYTNRAMIANELSIGQMVAMRSWAKRYKTIPSWVDSFPAYQIPIVPPAPRPTLADALKAVYIPYIAIGYGIDAVTNPMIGFYPTTVSYFNMAMSMFQKAFAMATVESQIEGMIDVVEAHQNQSGADPEDDLYIPLLGYYFLTQNAALTYFGDSFSYENLYSQASSAMSGGGASGGGAGGAGESPPSTTDEVVGSFLGGLNGPETMLVDTNPERYKKKAGSTQDPPANDDAKEAYRQFAAIINDNRNDWLDQRHFNLGPPALATPEITLPLGPLRISFSLTLEMGSFNDGGTAYRYNPLRTSSTGDGIERYGWTSIDYTSLGFKLDVDIFIELCLWFPVVGTKCFTIIDGNIPLGFGMPISGATEQLVAEDADAMRSAPQWGFPGMDMTGLAPGMYADTFHMVHAVTWFWGQVRNIYGTIPADVKTNYAGPPSFFALNDSFAESGTSHEFSIAVAKKLSDVPTTDSPDGLNLNGSSGNQLYRFQLDTQGPVDGALSTAYATALWHEPNALMTVSSAETYFASPRDEDEVASQFSPFWDARLREPSAITMMIATGEINPFQLMEELNLSGGIKGVAEWVIDTAIESITDPAKEQLLKNVQPPVKQLAEEVVDEVFDQVTGPPKDAMLDGLDNYVP, encoded by the coding sequence GTGAAACCCTCCTCCCAGAGAGGGCAGGCCATTGTCTTTGGCCTGCTCTTCCTAGGCGTGGCCGTGGTGGCGATGCTGCTGGTGTACAACCACGGCATCCTCACCCGCGACCGCGTGCAGCTGGAAAATGCCGCCGACGCGGCGGTCTATACCCAGGCCAAGCTGTTCGCGCGCAACCAGAACTTCATCGCCTATACCAATCGCGCGATGATCGCCAACGAGCTGTCGATCGGCCAGATGGTGGCGATGCGCTCCTGGGCCAAGCGCTACAAGACCATTCCGAGCTGGGTCGACTCCTTCCCGGCCTACCAGATTCCCATCGTGCCGCCCGCACCCAGGCCAACCCTGGCCGATGCACTCAAGGCCGTCTACATCCCCTACATCGCCATCGGTTACGGCATCGACGCGGTGACCAACCCGATGATCGGCTTCTACCCGACCACCGTGTCCTACTTCAACATGGCGATGTCCATGTTCCAGAAGGCCTTTGCCATGGCCACGGTCGAGTCGCAGATCGAGGGCATGATCGATGTGGTGGAGGCGCACCAGAACCAGAGCGGCGCCGACCCCGAAGACGATCTCTATATTCCCCTGCTGGGCTACTACTTCCTGACCCAGAATGCCGCGCTGACCTACTTCGGCGACAGTTTCAGCTACGAGAACCTCTACAGTCAGGCCAGCAGCGCGATGAGCGGCGGCGGTGCCTCCGGCGGAGGAGCGGGTGGTGCCGGCGAGTCTCCGCCCTCGACGACCGACGAGGTGGTCGGCTCCTTTCTCGGAGGGCTCAACGGCCCCGAGACCATGCTGGTGGACACCAACCCGGAGCGCTACAAGAAGAAGGCCGGCTCCACCCAGGACCCGCCGGCCAATGACGATGCCAAGGAGGCCTATCGGCAGTTCGCCGCGATCATCAACGACAATCGCAACGACTGGCTGGATCAGCGCCACTTCAACCTGGGGCCCCCCGCCCTGGCCACGCCTGAGATCACCCTGCCGCTGGGGCCACTGCGCATCAGCTTCAGCCTGACCCTGGAGATGGGCTCCTTCAACGACGGTGGCACCGCCTACCGATACAACCCGCTGCGTACCAGCTCCACCGGCGATGGCATCGAGCGTTACGGCTGGACTTCCATCGACTACACCTCGCTGGGCTTCAAGCTCGACGTGGATATCTTCATCGAGCTGTGCCTGTGGTTCCCGGTGGTAGGTACCAAGTGCTTCACCATCATCGACGGCAATATCCCATTGGGTTTCGGCATGCCCATCAGCGGTGCCACCGAACAGTTGGTGGCGGAGGACGCCGATGCGATGCGCTCGGCGCCGCAGTGGGGCTTCCCCGGCATGGACATGACGGGCCTGGCGCCGGGCATGTACGCCGACACCTTCCATATGGTGCACGCGGTGACCTGGTTCTGGGGGCAGGTGCGCAACATCTACGGCACCATTCCGGCGGATGTGAAGACCAACTACGCCGGCCCGCCATCCTTCTTTGCCCTGAATGACTCCTTCGCCGAGTCCGGCACCAGCCACGAGTTCAGCATCGCGGTGGCCAAGAAGCTCAGCGACGTGCCCACCACCGACAGCCCGGACGGCCTCAACCTCAACGGTTCGTCCGGTAACCAGTTGTACCGCTTCCAGCTGGATACCCAGGGACCGGTGGATGGCGCCCTGAGTACCGCCTATGCCACGGCCCTGTGGCACGAGCCGAATGCACTGATGACGGTGTCCTCGGCGGAAACCTACTTCGCCAGCCCGCGTGACGAAGACGAGGTGGCCAGCCAGTTCAGCCCCTTCTGGGATGCGCGCCTGCGCGAGCCGAGCGCCATCACCATGATGATCGCCACCGGCGAGATCAACCCCTTCCAGTTGATGGAGGAGCTCAACCTCTCCGGCGGCATCAAGGGGGTGGCCGAGTGGGTGATCGATACCGCCATCGAGAGCATTACCGATCCTGCCAAGGAACAGTTGCTGAAGAACGTCCAGCCGCCGGTCAAGCAGCTTGCCGAAGAGGTAGTGGACGAGGTGTTCGATCAGGTCACTGGCCCGCCCAAGGACGCCATGCTAGATGGGCTGGATAACTATGTGCCTTAG
- the cpaB gene encoding Flp pilus assembly protein CpaB: MLIIAVVCGVLAGGAAWLYLKSKEAQYREAYKPPVERKVALVVPRRDIGKAEVVNKEKVAVLEVPAQFVPSGAVLAQDWKKLDGRMVEMPLQKGKPITWSAVEGSSVSRFSENVELGKRAKTVKISKINSFDGLLRPGDHIDLLGSFAASDIGLQEQPNMADAVVMTILEDLVVVAAGREDASGRKYETFYDQNSADGFNMNFSTISLMLTPQQVARVELAERSGDLVAVLRHPKDTSFARLGQITVANLLEPPPAEKADVVLDADGKLVGRIVGDNVVDAQGRIVGKMVDGKAVSFDGKALGRVVKDVAANDPLLRMRERADVVRGADGKVIGRIVDGKIVDADGKVIGVVKNGQAVGLKGESLGSVERNAALDAQGRVIDMGKSVAQAAPQKQGSEQQVVRDASGKVIGRVVGGQVVDADGKVIGQYRDGKAVGLDGKALGKVETALVDGNGKVVGRMGEVVRDANGKIIGRVVDGQVVDANGKVLGVVRDGKAVGVDGKSIGQLDKVQLDEQGKPKDDGVRVVRDASGNVIGTVVGDRVLDAQGREVGKVVDGQVVDKSGRALAGAQVEVQQDAVRVARDASGKAIGTVKGDTVYDAEGKVVGKLVDGKVVDGNGNVVASGISAEVEGQAQADTALALAGEEEGGAPQTSRMVQFIPGGTGKNGVIPVQSLRLE; the protein is encoded by the coding sequence TTGTTGATTATTGCGGTGGTCTGCGGGGTGCTCGCAGGTGGCGCGGCCTGGCTCTATCTGAAGAGCAAGGAAGCGCAGTACCGCGAGGCCTACAAGCCGCCGGTCGAGCGCAAGGTGGCGCTGGTGGTGCCGCGTCGGGACATCGGCAAGGCCGAGGTGGTCAACAAGGAAAAGGTCGCGGTGCTGGAAGTGCCGGCGCAGTTCGTCCCATCCGGGGCTGTCCTCGCGCAGGACTGGAAGAAGCTCGACGGACGCATGGTCGAGATGCCCCTGCAGAAGGGCAAGCCGATCACCTGGAGCGCCGTCGAGGGCAGCTCGGTCAGTCGCTTCTCCGAGAACGTCGAGTTGGGCAAGCGGGCCAAGACGGTGAAGATCAGCAAGATCAATTCCTTCGACGGCCTGTTGCGCCCCGGTGACCATATCGACCTGCTCGGCAGTTTCGCCGCCAGCGATATCGGCCTGCAGGAGCAGCCCAACATGGCCGATGCCGTGGTCATGACCATCCTCGAGGACCTGGTGGTGGTCGCCGCCGGCCGTGAGGATGCCAGCGGGCGCAAGTACGAAACCTTCTACGACCAGAACTCGGCCGACGGTTTCAACATGAACTTCTCCACCATCAGCCTGATGCTGACCCCGCAGCAGGTGGCGCGGGTGGAGCTGGCCGAGCGCAGTGGCGACCTGGTCGCGGTGCTGCGCCATCCCAAGGACACCAGCTTCGCCCGGCTGGGGCAGATCACCGTGGCCAACCTGCTGGAGCCACCACCTGCCGAGAAGGCCGATGTGGTGCTGGATGCCGATGGCAAGCTGGTCGGACGCATCGTGGGCGACAACGTGGTGGATGCCCAGGGCCGCATCGTCGGCAAGATGGTCGATGGCAAGGCGGTGAGTTTCGATGGCAAGGCGCTGGGGCGGGTGGTCAAGGATGTGGCGGCCAATGACCCGCTGCTGCGCATGCGCGAGCGCGCCGACGTGGTGCGTGGCGCCGACGGCAAGGTGATCGGTCGCATCGTCGACGGCAAGATCGTGGACGCCGATGGCAAGGTCATCGGCGTGGTCAAGAACGGCCAGGCGGTCGGTCTCAAGGGCGAGAGCCTGGGCAGCGTCGAGCGCAACGCTGCATTGGATGCCCAGGGGCGGGTGATCGACATGGGCAAATCCGTCGCCCAGGCCGCGCCGCAGAAGCAGGGTAGCGAACAGCAGGTGGTGCGTGACGCCAGCGGCAAGGTGATAGGTCGGGTGGTTGGCGGCCAGGTGGTGGATGCCGATGGCAAGGTCATCGGCCAGTACCGCGATGGCAAGGCGGTCGGCCTGGACGGCAAGGCGCTGGGCAAGGTGGAGACTGCCCTGGTCGATGGCAATGGCAAGGTGGTCGGGCGCATGGGTGAGGTGGTGCGCGATGCCAACGGCAAGATCATCGGCCGGGTGGTCGACGGTCAGGTGGTGGATGCCAATGGCAAGGTGCTCGGTGTGGTACGCGATGGCAAGGCCGTGGGTGTGGATGGCAAGAGCATCGGCCAGCTGGACAAGGTGCAGCTCGATGAACAGGGCAAGCCCAAGGACGATGGTGTGCGGGTGGTGCGCGATGCCAGCGGCAACGTGATCGGCACCGTGGTCGGTGACCGTGTGCTGGATGCCCAGGGGCGCGAAGTCGGCAAGGTGGTGGATGGCCAGGTGGTCGACAAGAGCGGCCGCGCCCTGGCCGGTGCCCAGGTCGAGGTGCAGCAGGATGCGGTGCGCGTGGCCCGTGATGCTTCCGGCAAAGCCATCGGCACGGTCAAGGGCGACACCGTTTACGACGCCGAGGGCAAGGTGGTCGGCAAGCTGGTGGACGGCAAGGTGGTGGATGGCAACGGCAATGTCGTGGCCTCCGGCATCAGCGCCGAGGTCGAGGGGCAGGCGCAGGCCGATACCGCGCTGGCACTGGCGGGTGAGGAAGAGGGCGGCGCGCCGCAGACCAGCCGCATGGTGCAGTTCATTCCCGGTGGCACCGGCAAGAACGGGGTGATCCCGGTGCAGAGCCTGCGCCTGGAATAG